The Coleofasciculus sp. FACHB-1120 genome segment TGCACCGATTCGCCGCAGAGTGTCCGGTTGAAAAGCCTCTGCTTTCCCCAGTCCTACCAGAATAATTTTCCGAACCGGGCTACCGGCACCCACGCGGGTGACAGCACTACTTCCTTCTTTTCCCTTAAATTCAGTTTCTGCAATCAGTTCGTTCAGCGTACCGGACAACTTCTCATCCAACACCGCTAAATCGTCTGTCACCTCCACCGCGTCCTCAAAAAACCCCAGGGCGAGAGCGTCCCCAGTCCAGTCCAAACGTGGCGTATCAATCGCTCGAATATCCATCCCCGGCTCTTACCTTAAAGCATTTGTACCTGTACAGTATTGCTCAAAAATCATCAACAAGACCCGTCCGCCCACCCGCGTAACTCGTCCCCGGTAGATACACTTTATAGGAATACTCTTTTTGAAAATCATCCAATTGGACTTAGGAGCAGATTGATGGTTTCAAAAGCTAAGGGAGAACCCCAACCTCTTTCGTCGCCATCCAATGCGCCAGTTCCTAGGAACCAGTCAGTAGCCCGCCCCGATCCGAGCGTGCTACAGCAGAATCTCCAGAGACAGTTTAATCATCATTCCTCTGCACGCGGTGAACTGACAATGCCGTGCGTGCCATCAATGCTAGATTATGCACTCAATCGCCTAGAGCGGCTGTTTGAGGCGATTGGTCGCCAACTCTCTCCCGAAGAACTGCAAAAATTGCGCGATTTGATTGCATCTAATATTCAAGAAGGTTTTCTGGCTTCTCCTCATACCCGATTAGTCATTAAGTACGAACCCGATCCCACTTCCTTAAATAACCTCAACTGTAACGTCTCAACCAGGATTTTATCGGTTGCTCAGGAGTACCAGCAGTGGATTCAGAACCGAGAGCCGCCCCTATTTGGGAGTCATCCAGACGCGAAAGTCATGGCAACGGCTGCCCAATTAGGAGATCCAGCGCGGAACCCAATTTTGGATGTGGGAGCCGGAACGGGTCGCAATAGCCTTCCCTTGGCTCAAAAAGGCTACCCAGTTGATGCCTTAGAACTGACTCCCGGTTTGGCGGAACAATTGCTAAATGCCGCAGTTGCGGACAATTTACCGATTCGAGTCATCCAGGGTGATATCCTCGACCCCCTGGTGAGAATGCGACCGGCTTATTACAAATTTGCAATTGTGGCGGAAGTCGTGTCTCACTTTCGGGATAACGATCAAGTCCGCTTACTTCTGGCGAAAATGTGCGATGTTATCCAAGGTAGCGGTCTGTTGCTGTTCAACCTCTTCCTAGCTGTGGATGGATATGAGCCAAACGAGCGGGTGCGGGAAATGTCGCAGGTAGCCGGATCGTATATTATGACGCGATCGGAGCTGAAGCTAGCGATGGAGGACTTACCTCTGGAAATGCTGTCGGATGAGTCTGTGCTTGACTATGAGCGCACTCACCTTCCGCCAGAGGCATGGCCCCCGACCAATTGGTTTGTATCCTGGACGAGCGGACGTGACTTGTTTCCCATTCAAGAAACTCCTCCGATGGAGCTGCGTTGGATTCTCTGTAGACGGTACTAACGGAATACAAGGTTTTGCCCTTTTTGGGTTGGTAAGGATCGATGCTAAAGCTTGCACAGAAAAATAAAATTTTGCTAGGTGTTGGAGCCGGACTACTGGCGTTAGTTGCTGGGGCAACGTTGTCAGTCCCGCAATTGACCAGTTGGCTAGAGAAATTAACACCGAACGGTCAGTCCCCCGATCAAACCGTCTGGAGTCAAGGGAGTCAATCCAGAAGTTCTGTTTTGCCATTGGCGTCCCTACCAATGGCACAGCGGGGCGCACAACTCGAAGCGATCGCTAATGGCACCCCATCCCCAGAACGCAATCGTGCCCGCTATCTGTTGGCGAGCGATTTGATAGAA includes the following:
- a CDS encoding class I SAM-dependent methyltransferase gives rise to the protein MVSKAKGEPQPLSSPSNAPVPRNQSVARPDPSVLQQNLQRQFNHHSSARGELTMPCVPSMLDYALNRLERLFEAIGRQLSPEELQKLRDLIASNIQEGFLASPHTRLVIKYEPDPTSLNNLNCNVSTRILSVAQEYQQWIQNREPPLFGSHPDAKVMATAAQLGDPARNPILDVGAGTGRNSLPLAQKGYPVDALELTPGLAEQLLNAAVADNLPIRVIQGDILDPLVRMRPAYYKFAIVAEVVSHFRDNDQVRLLLAKMCDVIQGSGLLLFNLFLAVDGYEPNERVREMSQVAGSYIMTRSELKLAMEDLPLEMLSDESVLDYERTHLPPEAWPPTNWFVSWTSGRDLFPIQETPPMELRWILCRRY